In the genome of Neisseria animaloris, one region contains:
- a CDS encoding amino acid ABC transporter ATP-binding protein has translation MIKIRNIHKAFGNNSILNGIDLDVAKGSVVVILGPSGSGKTTFLRCLNALEMPQQGCIQFDGDKPLHIDFAIHPSKKDILALRRKSGMVFQQYNLFPHKTALENVMEGPVAVRGIPVADARRKALALLEKVGLASKVDLYPFQLSGGQQQRVGIARALAIQPDLMLFDEPTSALDPELVQDVLNTMKELAKEGWTMIVVTHEIKFAMEVADLVVVMDGGVIVEQGMPEALFHNPKHERTKRFLKQIRAEA, from the coding sequence ATGATTAAAATCCGCAATATCCATAAAGCATTCGGCAATAATTCGATTCTTAACGGCATTGATTTGGACGTAGCCAAAGGCAGCGTAGTCGTTATTCTCGGCCCTTCCGGTTCGGGGAAGACCACGTTTTTACGCTGTTTGAACGCCTTGGAAATGCCGCAGCAAGGCTGCATCCAATTTGATGGCGACAAACCTCTGCATATTGATTTTGCTATCCATCCTTCAAAAAAAGACATTCTTGCCCTGCGCCGTAAATCGGGGATGGTATTTCAGCAATATAATCTTTTCCCGCACAAAACTGCGTTGGAAAACGTGATGGAAGGGCCTGTTGCCGTTCGAGGTATTCCTGTTGCTGATGCGCGTCGGAAGGCTTTGGCTTTGCTGGAGAAAGTAGGTTTGGCCAGCAAAGTTGATTTGTATCCTTTCCAGCTTTCAGGTGGCCAGCAGCAGCGTGTCGGTATCGCCCGTGCGCTTGCCATCCAACCGGATTTGATGTTGTTTGACGAACCGACCTCGGCGCTTGATCCCGAATTAGTGCAAGATGTATTGAACACGATGAAAGAACTGGCGAAAGAGGGCTGGACAATGATCGTAGTAACTCATGAAATCAAATTTGCTATGGAAGTGGCCGATTTGGTGGTTGTGATGGATGGCGGCGTTATTGTGGAGCAGGGGATGCCTGAAGCACTGTTTCATAATCCGAAACATGAACGTACCAAGCGTTTCTTGAAGCAGATTCGCGCAGAAGCATAA
- a CDS encoding amino acid ABC transporter permease, which yields MTEARAALVINAFWPMVKAGFLYSIPLAVVSFIFGILIALAVALVRVIPVTGIFHRVLLGMVKFYVSAIRGTPMLVQLMVVFYGLPAIGITLDPLPTAVIGFSLNIGAYASETIRAAILSVPKGQWEAGFSIGMTYMQTFRRIIMPQAFRVSVPPLSNTFISLFKETSLASVVTITELFRVAQQIANASYDFLPVYIEAGLIYWVFCFFLFIVQAKLEKRLDRYVAK from the coding sequence ATGACCGAGGCCCGTGCGGCTTTGGTCATAAACGCATTTTGGCCGATGGTTAAAGCGGGGTTTCTTTACTCTATTCCGCTGGCTGTCGTTTCTTTTATTTTCGGCATCTTGATTGCATTGGCCGTAGCATTGGTGCGTGTGATACCGGTTACGGGCATCTTCCACCGCGTACTGCTCGGTATGGTGAAATTTTATGTTTCCGCCATCCGCGGCACACCGATGCTGGTACAGTTGATGGTGGTATTTTACGGCTTGCCGGCCATCGGCATCACTCTCGACCCGCTGCCCACTGCGGTTATCGGCTTTTCGCTGAATATTGGTGCATATGCCTCGGAGACCATCCGCGCAGCGATTTTATCGGTACCCAAAGGCCAGTGGGAAGCAGGCTTCTCCATCGGCATGACCTATATGCAGACCTTCCGCCGCATCATCATGCCGCAAGCGTTCCGTGTATCCGTTCCTCCTTTAAGCAATACTTTTATCAGTCTGTTTAAAGAAACTTCACTGGCTTCGGTAGTAACCATTACTGAGCTTTTCCGTGTGGCGCAGCAGATTGCCAACGCCAGCTACGACTTCCTGCCCGTGTATATCGAGGCCGGCTTGATATATTGGGTATTCTGCTTCTTCCTGTTTATCGTACAGGCAAAACTCGAAAAACGGCTCGACCGCTACGTTGCCAAGTGA
- a CDS encoding ATP-binding cassette domain-containing protein, with translation MIELKNLTLQRGLKVLLNQANLTVNPNQRIGLIGKNGTGKSSLFALIKGEITHDAGDVLIPKHWKTAAVAQETPALDTSALDYVLQGDAELQQFQTALAEAEAHNDGIKIAEWHAKLEEIDAYTAPARAAKLLSGLGFAQEEHSKPVKAFSGGWRMRLNLAQALMCRADLLLLDEPTNHLDLETVLWLENHLASLPCTQIIISHDRDFLNATTTQTVELSNQKLTQYGGNYDFYQTERAQRLAQQQAAYVKQQTQIKHLQSFIDRFKAKATKATQAQSRMKALAKLERIAPAHLDSEFSFEFETPAHLPNPLLKMDKADLGYGSTVVLHNITLSLESGARYGLLGVNGSGKSTFIKALAGELALLSGQMVKSEKLNIGYFAQHQLDTLRDDQSPVWHIQQLSPDVREQEIRNFLGGFNFVGDMALQKIEPFSGGEKARLALAMIVWQKPNLLLLDEPTNHLDLDMRHALTVALQSFQGALIVVSHDRSLLEATTDSFLLIDKGCLKNFDGDLNDYRQWRLAQENAAAAPAASAQTQSRKDTKRLEAQIRQEKAKRTKPIQQKIDKAEKEMAVLNDIQTACETFLAQEDAYSETNKVKLQETLAELAETKVKLSKLEESWLEWQEELERILSEIEAEFGIAQAS, from the coding sequence ATGATCGAACTCAAAAACCTCACCCTCCAGCGCGGCCTGAAAGTGTTGCTCAACCAAGCCAACCTCACCGTCAACCCCAACCAACGCATCGGCTTAATCGGCAAAAACGGCACCGGCAAATCGAGCCTGTTTGCTCTAATCAAAGGGGAAATCACACATGACGCGGGCGATGTGCTGATTCCCAAACATTGGAAAACGGCAGCGGTAGCGCAGGAAACGCCCGCGTTGGATACGTCGGCTTTAGATTATGTTTTGCAGGGCGATGCCGAATTGCAGCAATTTCAGACGGCCTTAGCAGAAGCCGAAGCACACAACGACGGCATCAAAATCGCCGAATGGCACGCCAAGCTCGAAGAAATAGATGCCTACACTGCACCCGCCCGCGCCGCTAAATTGTTAAGCGGACTGGGTTTCGCTCAGGAAGAACACAGCAAGCCCGTGAAAGCTTTTTCAGGCGGCTGGCGTATGCGTTTGAATCTCGCTCAAGCCTTGATGTGCCGCGCGGATTTATTGCTGCTCGACGAACCGACCAACCACTTGGATTTGGAAACCGTGCTGTGGCTGGAAAACCATCTCGCCAGCCTGCCGTGCACCCAAATCATCATTTCGCACGACCGCGATTTTCTGAATGCCACCACCACGCAAACCGTTGAATTATCGAATCAGAAGCTCACCCAATACGGCGGCAACTACGATTTTTACCAAACCGAACGCGCCCAACGTTTGGCGCAACAGCAGGCCGCGTATGTAAAACAGCAAACGCAGATCAAGCATTTGCAATCGTTTATCGACCGCTTCAAAGCCAAAGCCACCAAAGCCACGCAGGCGCAAAGCCGCATGAAAGCGTTGGCCAAACTGGAGCGCATCGCCCCCGCGCATCTCGACAGCGAATTTTCATTTGAATTTGAAACTCCCGCACATTTGCCCAACCCTTTGCTGAAAATGGACAAAGCCGATTTGGGTTACGGCAGTACGGTCGTGCTGCACAACATCACCTTATCGCTGGAAAGCGGCGCGCGCTACGGATTGCTGGGTGTGAACGGCAGCGGAAAATCTACCTTTATCAAAGCCTTGGCCGGAGAATTGGCTTTATTGTCCGGCCAAATGGTGAAATCCGAAAAACTCAATATCGGCTATTTCGCCCAGCACCAGCTCGATACCCTGCGCGACGACCAAAGCCCCGTTTGGCACATCCAGCAGCTTTCTCCCGATGTGCGCGAGCAGGAAATCCGCAATTTTCTCGGCGGCTTCAACTTTGTCGGCGATATGGCTTTGCAGAAAATCGAACCTTTTTCCGGCGGCGAAAAAGCGAGGCTGGCATTGGCGATGATTGTGTGGCAAAAGCCCAATCTGCTGCTGCTCGACGAACCGACCAACCACCTCGATTTGGATATGCGCCACGCGCTTACCGTGGCTTTGCAGAGTTTTCAAGGCGCGTTGATTGTGGTGTCGCACGACCGCAGTTTGCTCGAAGCCACCACCGACAGCTTTTTATTGATTGATAAAGGCTGTCTGAAAAACTTCGACGGCGATTTGAACGATTACCGCCAATGGCGTTTGGCACAGGAAAATGCGGCTGCCGCTCCCGCCGCTTCGGCACAAACCCAAAGCCGCAAAGACACCAAACGCCTCGAAGCGCAGATACGGCAGGAAAAAGCCAAACGTACCAAGCCCATACAGCAGAAAATCGACAAGGCTGAGAAGGAAATGGCCGTCTTAAACGATATTCAGACGGCCTGTGAAACATTTTTGGCACAAGAAGATGCCTATTCGGAAACAAATAAAGTAAAACTGCAAGAGACACTCGCCGAACTGGCAGAAACTAAAGTAAAATTAAGTAAATTGGAAGAAAGCTGGTTGGAATGGCAAGAAGAGCTGGAGCGGATTTTATCGGAAATCGAAGCCGAATTCGGCATAGCGCAGGCTTCTTAA
- a CDS encoding amino acid ABC transporter substrate-binding protein, with translation MLEKFVLGGIAAFVLAACGGGSSASAPASSAPETQVAGSLLERINNKGTITVGTEGTYAPFTYHDESGKLTGYDVEVTRAVAEKLGVKVEFKETQWDAMLAGLKAERFDLVANQVSLTTPERRATFDKSAEYSYSGPMAVDRKDDNRIKTLADVKGLSAAQTLSSNYGEMAQKAEAKIIPVDGMAQALALVQQKRADFTFNDSLALLDYLKKNPNSGLKTAWTAPAEEKLGSGFILNKNNDEALAKISGAVEDLRADGTLKKLGEQFFGVDVSVK, from the coding sequence ATGTTGGAGAAATTTGTACTCGGCGGCATAGCTGCTTTTGTATTGGCCGCTTGCGGCGGCGGTTCTTCTGCGTCCGCACCGGCTTCTTCCGCGCCCGAAACGCAGGTTGCAGGTTCGCTGCTGGAGCGTATCAACAACAAAGGTACGATTACCGTAGGCACTGAAGGTACTTATGCTCCCTTCACTTATCATGATGAAAGCGGCAAGCTGACCGGTTACGATGTAGAAGTTACCCGTGCCGTAGCAGAAAAACTCGGTGTAAAAGTCGAATTCAAAGAAACCCAATGGGATGCCATGCTGGCCGGTTTGAAAGCGGAACGTTTCGATTTGGTGGCCAACCAAGTGAGCCTGACCACGCCCGAACGCCGCGCAACTTTCGACAAATCCGCCGAATACAGCTATTCCGGCCCGATGGCGGTTGACCGCAAAGACGACAACCGCATCAAAACACTGGCAGACGTGAAAGGCTTGTCTGCCGCACAAACCCTGAGCAGCAACTATGGCGAAATGGCGCAAAAAGCCGAAGCCAAAATCATTCCGGTCGACGGCATGGCGCAGGCTTTGGCTTTAGTGCAGCAAAAGCGTGCCGATTTTACGTTTAACGATTCCCTTGCTTTGCTTGACTATCTCAAGAAAAACCCGAATTCCGGCTTAAAAACCGCATGGACAGCCCCTGCGGAAGAAAAATTGGGTTCGGGATTCATTTTGAACAAAAACAATGATGAAGCATTGGCAAAAATCAGCGGTGCTGTAGAAGACCTGCGTGCAGACGGCACGCTGAAAAAATTAGGTGAACAATTCTTTGGCGTAGATGTAAGTGTTAAGTGA